A genomic stretch from Candidatus Poribacteria bacterium includes:
- a CDS encoding class I SAM-dependent methyltransferase gives MVWYKTFYDEHYLKEYASGFTNERTQREADFINSTLNLPQAASDASGGARILDLCCGHGRHTVELAAAGYSMVGQDLSATFLDLAKDAAAARNLQIQFVHADMREIPFEGEFDAAINMFTAFGYFDDTENQKVLDAVARALKPGGKFLIDLLNTLRIIRDFRPQSWDELSDGTVALTKRDYNLLTGNIEELRTYIAPDGSKREVRLAWRSYFYTELTKMLNRAGLVPIQVFGGFDGSEFTWDSNRMIVLAEKRCEA, from the coding sequence ATGGTATGGTACAAAACCTTCTACGATGAGCACTACCTTAAGGAGTATGCGAGTGGGTTTACCAATGAGCGAACCCAGAGAGAGGCGGACTTCATTAATAGTACGCTGAATCTCCCACAAGCTGCTTCTGATGCATCCGGGGGTGCGCGAATCTTGGATCTCTGCTGCGGGCACGGCAGACATACGGTTGAACTCGCAGCAGCAGGCTATTCAATGGTCGGGCAGGATCTTTCAGCTACTTTCCTCGATCTTGCGAAAGATGCCGCCGCAGCACGCAATCTTCAGATTCAGTTCGTCCATGCCGATATGAGGGAGATTCCATTTGAAGGTGAGTTTGATGCGGCCATCAATATGTTCACGGCTTTCGGCTACTTTGACGATACGGAGAATCAGAAAGTCCTTGACGCTGTCGCGAGAGCGCTAAAGCCGGGGGGTAAATTCCTCATTGATCTCCTCAATACCCTGCGGATTATCCGCGATTTTCGCCCTCAAAGCTGGGACGAACTTTCAGATGGCACGGTCGCCCTGACTAAACGAGATTACAATCTCCTGACGGGGAACATCGAAGAACTTCGCACCTACATTGCTCCTGACGGGAGCAAGCGTGAAGTTCGTCTAGCTTGGCGGTCGTATTTCTATACTGAGCTTACAAAAATGCTTAACCGTGCGGGGCTTGTGCCGATTCAAGTATTTGGTGGTTTTGACGGCAGTGAGTTCACATGGGATTCAAATCGAATGATTGTTTTGGCTGAAAAACGGTGTGAAGCATGA
- a CDS encoding 3-deoxy-7-phosphoheptulonate synthase, protein MQTNGTIDRNVKDYQTLMSPRQLLTDLPRTDAMTQTVQHGRTSIRNILDGTDSRKFVIVGPCSIHDAEVAHDYAASLKEVSDAVSDRIVVIVRSYFEKPRTNLGWKGLIYDPHLNGAGDIKDGLYISRRILMDNLEIGLPCATEYLETFTPQYNSDLVSWAAIGARTTESPQHRQLASGLSMPVGFKNSTQGDISVAVNAILSANGEHSFLGIDGYGAPSVVRTTGNPYTHIVIRGSNTGVNYDSQSVQDIQAMLTEEELSPNVVIDCSHGNSEKDYSKQPAVFEEILKQIRDGNDGIVGIMLESNINAGSQKIPSDLTGFDRSTLEYGVSVTDSCIDWETTASLLKAAHKSLA, encoded by the coding sequence TGCAGACCAACGGTACAATTGACAGAAATGTCAAAGACTATCAAACCTTGATGAGCCCAAGGCAGTTGTTAACGGATCTCCCAAGAACGGATGCGATGACGCAGACAGTCCAACATGGCAGAACAAGCATCAGAAACATCTTGGACGGCACCGATTCACGAAAATTTGTTATTGTTGGACCTTGTTCCATCCATGATGCAGAGGTTGCCCATGACTATGCGGCAAGCTTGAAAGAGGTTTCGGACGCTGTTTCAGATCGCATAGTTGTTATAGTTAGGTCCTATTTTGAAAAACCCCGCACCAATTTAGGTTGGAAAGGCTTAATCTATGATCCACATCTAAACGGAGCCGGGGATATCAAGGACGGTTTATATATCTCAAGAAGGATATTGATGGATAATCTTGAGATAGGGTTGCCGTGCGCCACTGAATATCTTGAAACCTTCACGCCTCAATATAATTCTGATCTGGTTTCGTGGGCAGCGATCGGGGCGCGAACAACTGAGTCTCCACAACACAGACAGCTCGCTTCGGGTCTCTCAATGCCGGTTGGCTTTAAAAACAGCACTCAGGGCGATATTTCCGTTGCGGTCAACGCGATCTTATCGGCAAATGGCGAACACTCTTTTCTAGGAATTGATGGATATGGTGCTCCCTCTGTTGTACGGACAACGGGTAATCCATACACTCATATTGTGATACGAGGGAGCAATACGGGTGTAAATTATGACTCACAAAGCGTTCAGGATATTCAGGCGATGCTGACGGAAGAGGAGCTATCTCCAAACGTTGTGATAGATTGTAGTCACGGAAATTCAGAGAAAGATTACAGCAAGCAGCCCGCTGTTTTTGAGGAGATATTAAAACAGATTCGTGATGGAAATGATGGGATTGTGGGAATTATGTTGGAATCAAATATTAATGCTGGAAGTCAGAAAATCCCCTCTGACTTAACGGGTTTTGATCGATCCACGCTTGAATACGGCGTTTCCGTCACCGACAGTTGTATTGATTGGGAGACGACCGCTTCACTGCTTAAGGCTGCACATAAAAGCCTCGCTTAA